The Pontibacillus halophilus JSM 076056 = DSM 19796 sequence GTTGCTCGTGACATGAAGCTACTAGTTCACCCGCTTTGTACACATTCTTTATCTGTTTCTCCTTATTCATCTGTTCATCCCCTTCCGTTTCTCTATCCTATGTTCATGATAAACAAAAAAAGCCGATTTACGTATGTAAATCGACTTTTAACGTGTTAATCTTGTTGTCGTTTCAGGGCTTCTTGTAGAGATACTTGCTTCAACTTTCTCCTAGAGAAGAACATGGAGATAAAGTACGTCACAAATATAAGTAGAAAGCTAATGACAACGGTAAACCACGTCAGGTTGACAGGGAAAGAGAACCCTGTTTCTTCAACGACCGTACTCATTAATCCATCTAAACTAGCCATTGAAAGAGGGATTGAGATGAGATATCCGACAACAACTGCCGGGGTGTACACATTGATAATCAGTTTCGATATTTCAGCATCTTCATACCCCAATACCTTTAGAAGGGAGATCGTTGAAGAGTTCTCCTCTACAACGAGATTAGTCAGCAAGGTCAAGACCACAACACCAATTAGGATTGCGAACGCTGCGATGCCAAAGACTGAGTAACGCATTAACCCAGATGTATCTTCGAAGTTTTGAATGACTTCTTGTTTATCTTCGATGAAAAGGACGTTCTCTTCTCCTTCCGGCTCTGACGAAGTCCACTTGGACGTATAGCTGTTAGAAGGATATCCTAGAAAATCAGTTACGGACGACTTATTGAAATAAATCTGCTTCCCAATGTAAATGGAGGAGATTCCAATGACCTTCTCCTGAAGCGTCTCATCAGTAAGATCATTTGAGAGTTTAATTGTATCTCCAACCTGAACCGATAGTATCTTCGCCATAGGCTCAGAGAGGATAAACCCTTCTGCTAATTCCTCATTTAACACTTCATCCGCCTGAGATTGAAGCTTTATCATATTCGTTCCTGGCTCAACACCGTAAAGTGCGCCATCCGCGTCTCCCACTTCGTCGCCATTTACCTCTTCAATCCTCACTTCGGCAGATACGAATGGACTGTCACCCTCACTCAATTCTTCTGTCTGTAGTCCTGAATAATGAACCGCATAATCATACGTCATCACGTCTTTATACGTTCCCTCTACAAGTTGGTCCATCGCATTGTACATTAAGAACCCAAATATAAGAAGGACTGAGGAGAAGACGACCCCTACAACCATATAGACAAGCCGAGCCTTACTTCGCACAAGAAGGCGTAGACGAAATCTCGAGATAAAGCTCCCTTTCTGAAATAGGGGAATTCGTTCAAAGATAGATTTCGTTCCCTTAGCCATATCAGCAGGCTTTAAAAGGGATAGCGGTGACAGTTGCAATGGCTTCCGAATCACCCAGTAACTCATAGCAATCAATACAAGGTTTGGTATGATAAGACCGATTACGAGTACAGTAGGATCAAAGTCAAAGTAAGAAATGCT is a genomic window containing:
- a CDS encoding ABC transporter permease codes for the protein MILRKNVNRHLKEKKFQFGGVIFLLLLSVMLYVSLSMSISTLETRNVTFKSEYNQEQFNFMTTEPVTEERLKELEGEYDAQLEERLYADVAYDSATLRVFSETETVNKPYVSEGEYPLKADEIALSPVFAEEHNLQIGDEINLKDREWTITGFFYLPDYIYMIERESDLISDASEFGIALGTSEAVVDLSNEPYRTVHGIGVEENQLQSLKQSVAEQNQLVSWTESGGNPRIQFVESEIDSSEQMITALPLFILALSVAMVMMLMKRRLEMQRKELGTLMALGYREHELMRHYMSYPIFIGLIGSLGGVVTGGLLSMPLTNLYSVYYNLPSISYFDFDPTVLVIGLIIPNLVLIAMSYWVIRKPLQLSPLSLLKPADMAKGTKSIFERIPLFQKGSFISRFRLRLLVRSKARLVYMVVGVVFSSVLLIFGFLMYNAMDQLVEGTYKDVMTYDYAVHYSGLQTEELSEGDSPFVSAEVRIEEVNGDEVGDADGALYGVEPGTNMIKLQSQADEVLNEELAEGFILSEPMAKILSVQVGDTIKLSNDLTDETLQEKVIGISSIYIGKQIYFNKSSVTDFLGYPSNSYTSKWTSSEPEGEENVLFIEDKQEVIQNFEDTSGLMRYSVFGIAAFAILIGVVVLTLLTNLVVEENSSTISLLKVLGYEDAEISKLIINVYTPAVVVGYLISIPLSMASLDGLMSTVVEETGFSFPVNLTWFTVVISFLLIFVTYFISMFFSRRKLKQVSLQEALKRQQD